Sequence from the Bacillota bacterium genome:
TGACCAGGCCAAACCCAGCCAGGACCGTTCTAAACGTCGGTCGAGAAGAAGGAGAAGAATCAAAATGACGAGGATAAGAATAAAGTATTCTGGTTTGGTCATCTCCCGACCAAACCATTTAGGTAGGTCGATCCCTCCGATTCCCATCGCCACACCAAAAAAAGGAAGATAAAGAAAGACCGCCTCAACGACAAAGACGATCCCCATCGTGGTGATGGCAAGAAAGTCATCTCGGACACGGAGACATGGAATTCCCAACAGGGCTCCAACCATCCCCGCCACCATCGTCCCGAGAGGAACGGAGATCCAGAAAGAGAGTTCTGTCCTTGTATAAAAAAGGGCAGACGTATAGGCGCCAATACCAAAAAAGGCAGAATGTCCCAGAGAGATCTGACCCGCCCTGCCTGTAATGATATTCAGACTATGGGCGAGCATGGCATAGATGGTGATGGTGATTAGGATGGTGATGAAATATCCGCTGATCACTATTTAAGACCTTTCACGTCTTACTTTTCACGATGGGCTTACCCTTTTCCTAACAATCCATAAGGTTTAAACATCAATACCAGGATCATGGCCACAAAGGCGACCGCATCTCTTGGGAAGGGGATAGCTAAAATCCCTATAAAGAAGGTTTCAGCCATCCCCACGACAAAGGAAGCGAGGACTGTACCAGGGATGTTCCCCAACCCTCCAAGGACAACGATTGCCAGGGCCTTATAGGCTGGGATGCTTCCCATGGTTGGCCAGACCTGATTGTCATAGACCCCAATGAGGACTCCTGCTGCTCCTGCCATGGCAGACCCTATAAGAAAATTAATGGCTACAATCGCCTTCACATTGACACCAAAGGAGGAAGCGGTCTCTGCGTC
This genomic interval carries:
- a CDS encoding branched-chain amino acid ABC transporter permease — encoded protein: MSGYFITILITITIYAMLAHSLNIITGRAGQISLGHSAFFGIGAYTSALFYTRTELSFWISVPLGTMVAGMVGALLGIPCLRVRDDFLAITTMGIVFVVEAVFLYLPFFGVAMGIGGIDLPKWFGREMTKPEYFILILVILILLLLLDRRLERSWLGLAWSSIREDEVAVGAMGVDIVRFKVIAFILGSAIAGLAGGFYAHFLTFIMPQNFGFGQSIVILCMVVFGGIGTRWGPIVGAIILGILPEISRPIMEYRTFLYGLLLVAMMRFQPGGLLGQESVLPRFFRRIGSPWRKSGED